Proteins co-encoded in one Megalops cyprinoides isolate fMegCyp1 chromosome 1, fMegCyp1.pri, whole genome shotgun sequence genomic window:
- the LOC118786453 gene encoding class I histocompatibility antigen, F10 alpha chain-like: MTVIYDAIHSMRGYFVGSKGLELPEYYEVIMVDEVPVFYYDSTMTAEAPIPDWLNFPEGRLHWNDINSIAIHNKHSMAVALQVTIQHVNQTGDFPSKVHIYQGHGICDLHPDGTIQSFVTHAYNGKDFLSFDMETKTWTAVVPQAVYYKRKRESASRSERIAEFYKHQCVERMKIFLKNAPALLVDNHKAPEVSLFEKRGSTSSDVTVTCHVTGFYPPTVQVEWLGAGVRPLVEGVNSEEVLPNGDGTFQMRKTLTISAAAQNTQSYRCLVLHSSVPSNITRHWVPGEDPPTAVIVGTIIVVTCLVVAVGLAIYCYKRRTASCQHTGSTYKAAATQTEDNGETDPPRGLFSSLQDVLDGSSVLQSFNTKEFESLL; this comes from the exons ATGACGGTTATATATGACG ccATCCATTCTATGAGGGGTTACTTTGTGGGCTCAAAAGGACTTGAATTACCAGAGTATTATGAAGTTATTATGGTGGATGAAGTGCCAGTCTTTTACTATGACAGCACCATGACAGCAGAGGCCCCGATCCCAGACTGGCTGAATTTCCCAGAAGGACGCCTGCACTGGAATGACATAAACTCAATAGCTATACATAACAAACATTCAATGGCTGTAGCCTTACAAGTGACAATCCAACATGTTAATCAAACTGGAG ATTTTCCTTCCAAAGTACATATTTATCAAGGGCATGGTATTTGTGATCTTCATCCAGATGGAACCATTCAGTCTTTTGTAACACATGCATATAATGGCAAAGACTTCTTGAGCTTTGATATGGAGACTAAGACCTGGACTGCCGTGGTGCCTCAAGCTGTTTATTACAAAAGAAAGCGAGAGAGTGCTTCAAGAAGTGAACGTATTGCTGAGTTTTACAAGCACCAGTGTGTTGAACGAATGAAGATCTTTCTGAAGAATGCTCCAGCATTATTAGTGGATAATCACAAAG CTCCAGAGGTTAGCCTGTTTGAGAAGAGGGGATCTACTTCCTCTGATGTCACAGTCACATGTCATGTCACCGGGTTCTACCCGCCTACGGTGCAGGTGGAATGGTTAGGTGCTGGAGTGCGCCCCCTGGTGGAAGGTGTGAACAGTGAAGAGGTGCTTCCCAATGGAGACGGCACTTTTCAAATGAGGAAAACGCTGACAATATCAGCAGCTGCCCAGAACACACAGAGTTACAGATGTCTAGTGCTGCACAGTAGTGTGCCTTCCAACATCACCAGACACTGGG TTCCCGGTGAAGATCCGCCCACTGCTGTCATTGTTGGAACCATCATTGTTGTGACCTGTCTTGTTGTTGCGGTGGGACTCGCCATCTACTGTTATAAGAGGAGGACAG CAAGCTGTCAACATACAGGTTCAACTTATAAGGCAGCTGCCACACAAACTGAAGACAACGGCGAAACTGAT